CAGCGCGGTGATGAACGCGGCGATCCCCCATCCCTGCGAGAAGTTGGCTTCCTTGCGACCCTCGGCCATGTCGTCCTCGTGCTCGTGTGCGGGTACTCGATCCTCGCCCGTCGGCGCCCGCCCCGTTGACGGAGTGGGTACCGGCGCGGCCCTCCGGCCGCGCAGCGACGGCGTAACCTAGTGCATAACGCTCGGAATGCGCACCCCGTTCGACGCCGCCTCGGCAATCTCGAGGACCTCCTCGAGCGTGGAGCGCCCGCGGTCACGGGCATACCACGTCCGCGCCTGCTTGTAGCGTTCTCCCTTCTCCAGGCTCTGGCCTTCCGTCTTGAACCAGCGCTGCAACTCCGCCGGGCGCGGCCCCCACCATCCCACCTCCCGGAACGCCGAGTCGTAGACGATCACGATTGGAATGGCCCGCGCCGTCCCGTCGGTGAGGTGCGCATCCATGAGGTCGGGGTTCTCGTCGCGCTCCAGCAGCTTGAGCTCGAAGTTGGGGAGCTGTTCCACCAGCCTGGCCAGCACCGGGATCACGTTCACCGCGTCGCCGCACCAGTCCTCGACCAGGGCCACCAGCTTCCACTGTCCCGGAATCTCCCGTCCACGCGCGACCAGCTCCTCGGGAATGCGTGCGGTGCGGTGGACGGCTGGCCACATCTCCACGTTCTCCCGGATCTGCGACAGGAAAGCGGGGAAGTCGGGGGCAGCGGCAAAGCGGTCGGCAGTCATTTCCATAACCAAATCGGCATTTAGTTGATCGTAACCTACCGTAGTCTCGTCCCCAAAGACCGGTTCCCGTAGGCGGGAAAAGCCCGGCATCACTGTGCGCTATCCCCTTTCCGCTCGGTCGGGGTCCCGGCTAGCTTCGCCCCTCCACGGACCATTGGAGAGCGCACGAGATGGACGTTTGCAGCCCCCGGTCGCGCCCCCACAACGGACTTCCCCGCTGGGCAGTC
This genomic stretch from Gemmatimonadaceae bacterium harbors:
- a CDS encoding thioredoxin family protein; the encoded protein is MEMTADRFAAAPDFPAFLSQIRENVEMWPAVHRTARIPEELVARGREIPGQWKLVALVEDWCGDAVNVIPVLARLVEQLPNFELKLLERDENPDLMDAHLTDGTARAIPIVIVYDSAFREVGWWGPRPAELQRWFKTEGQSLEKGERYKQARTWYARDRGRSTLEEVLEIAEAASNGVRIPSVMH